In Aspergillus luchuensis IFO 4308 DNA, chromosome 1, nearly complete sequence, the following are encoded in one genomic region:
- a CDS encoding GTR/RAG family Ras-related GTP-binding protein (BUSCO:EOG09263274;~COG:U;~EggNog:ENOG410PH4C;~InterPro:IPR039400,IPR006762,IPR027417;~PFAM:PF04670;~go_function: GO:0005525 - GTP binding [Evidence IEA]), translating into MDGTTQSMEQSAESANKPQDAKPRLMLMGLRRSGKSSIASVVFHKMPPNETLFLESTTRIQKDSIHSFMDFQVWDFPGQLEYLEPSFDLESIFGSLGALVWVIDAQDDYMESVARLNRTILTVQQYYPNINIEVFIHKVDGITDEYRTDTFQDIVQLISDELSDAGYENAPVHYYLTSIYDYSVFEAFSKVIQKLIPNLSTLENLINTLSNNCGFEKTYLFDVLSKIYIASDTRPVDMSCYEMCSDYIDVIVDISELYSWDHPDRKAKGEQNQEAESHAVLHDDTMIHLMEMNKYLCLVSVIRNPESKDKKGLIDMNCRTFQEALNDVFSRSWEQDQEEPGVVTEE; encoded by the exons ATGGAT GGAACTACCCAATCTATGGAGCAGTCCGCTGAGTCGGCCAATAAACCCCAGGATGCTAAGCCTCGTCTGATGCTGATGGGCCTGCGTCG GAGCGGCAAGTCATCGATCGCTAGCGTGGTCTTCCACAAAATGCCACCCAACGAGACTCTTTTCCTGGAATCGACGACCCGGATCCAGAAGGATTCAATCCA CTCGTTCATGGACTTTCAGGTCTGGGATTTTCCTGGTCAGCTAGAGTACCTGGAGCCGTCTTTCGATCTGGAAAGCATCTTCGGAAGTTTGGGCGCGCTGGTTTGGGTCATTGACGCTCAAGACGATTACATGGAATCGGTGGCGCGTCTCAATCGCACGATCTTGACCGTTCAGCAGTACTATCCGAACATCAACATCGAGGTCTTTATTCACAAGGTCGACGGTATCACCGATGAATACCGCACCGACACTTTCCAGGATATTGTCCAACTCATTTCGGATGAGCTCAGTGATGCGGGCTACGAAAATGCTCCGGTTCATTACTACCTGACCTCCATCTACGACTACTCCGTCTTTGAGGCTTTCAGTAAGGTCATTCAGAAACTCATTCCCAACCTGTCTACGTTGGAGAATCTGATCAACACCTTGTCCAACAATTGCGGATTTGAAAAGACTTATCTTTTCGACGTTCTCAGCAAGATCTACATTGCGTCCGACACCCGTCCGGTCGACATGTCCTGCTATGAGATGTGTTCCGACTATATTGACGTTATTGTGGACATTTCGGAGCTGTACTCCTGGGATCACCCCGACCGCAAGGCCAAGGGCGAGCAGAATCAGGAGGCAGAAAGCCACGCTGTTTTGCACGATGATACGATGATCCACCTCATGGAGATGAACAA GTATCTTTGTCTTGTTTCCGTTATCCGAAACCCTGAGTCGAAGGATAAAAAGGGCCTTATCGATATGAATTGTCGTACCTTCCAGGAAGCTCTCAATGATGTGTTCTCCCGCAGCTGGGAACAGGATCAGGAAGAGCCCGGAGTGGTGACCGAGGAGTAA